Proteins encoded within one genomic window of Hyalangium minutum:
- a CDS encoding c-type cytochrome, whose translation MASRTLSLAYVVGTAFLLGTVGSGYVVARDADVLALRLPTRVLAPTKHTIETPRDAVEHFQCNRCHAVPGLEPVSAPLAENCVTCHQAITAGRLDLWYQEAHVEKWKQHLTHLVRTPDLGSLGQRVKRSWLIGWLQAPHAVRPLYGATMPKLKMSPREAELIADFLAVTEEESGEPPRGNAAAGRALYEKSQCATCHYRGDSPLASLRYGSPEFLSPSARRRAPDLKYVRSRMSLSQLRSWLVEPQRILPDTEMPSFSFTPQQVEDLVTFLSEPLPETGAVPRPAYKPRLLGREVHYPEVAEKLSRHLCFHCHSDRNRPGDQGPGNTGGFGYSGVSLDLATREGILRGVKRDGQFRGFPDRLEDGTPRLIASLLARHVELDGHYGSAVMGMPLGFPPIPDEEIDLISTWIEQGAPE comes from the coding sequence GTGGCCTCGCGCACCCTCTCGCTTGCCTACGTGGTTGGCACCGCGTTCCTGCTGGGGACAGTGGGGAGCGGCTATGTCGTGGCCCGTGACGCTGATGTGCTGGCCCTGCGCCTGCCCACGCGAGTCCTGGCTCCCACGAAGCACACGATCGAGACGCCTCGGGACGCCGTGGAGCACTTCCAGTGCAACCGGTGCCACGCGGTGCCCGGCCTCGAGCCCGTGTCGGCGCCCTTGGCTGAGAACTGTGTGACGTGTCACCAGGCCATTACCGCCGGGCGGCTCGACCTCTGGTATCAGGAGGCGCACGTCGAGAAGTGGAAGCAGCACCTCACGCACCTGGTGAGGACCCCGGATCTTGGCTCGCTCGGCCAGCGGGTCAAGCGCAGTTGGCTCATTGGCTGGCTTCAGGCGCCGCACGCGGTGAGGCCCCTGTACGGGGCCACGATGCCCAAGCTGAAGATGAGTCCACGGGAGGCCGAACTCATCGCCGACTTCCTCGCGGTGACCGAGGAGGAGTCAGGGGAGCCTCCGCGAGGGAATGCGGCGGCCGGGCGAGCGCTCTACGAGAAGAGCCAGTGCGCCACCTGTCACTACCGCGGGGACTCTCCGCTTGCGTCCCTGCGCTATGGCTCGCCGGAGTTCCTGAGTCCTTCGGCTCGGAGGCGCGCTCCGGACCTGAAGTATGTGCGCAGCCGCATGTCGCTCTCGCAGCTGCGGAGCTGGCTGGTGGAGCCTCAGCGGATCCTCCCCGATACCGAGATGCCTTCCTTTTCGTTCACGCCTCAGCAGGTCGAAGATCTGGTGACCTTCCTGAGCGAGCCGCTGCCCGAGACGGGGGCCGTGCCGCGTCCCGCGTACAAGCCCCGCCTGCTCGGGCGCGAGGTGCACTACCCCGAGGTCGCGGAGAAGCTCTCGCGCCACCTGTGCTTTCACTGTCACTCCGACAGGAACCGGCCGGGTGACCAAGGGCCAGGCAACACCGGTGGGTTTGGCTACAGCGGCGTCTCGCTCGATCTCGCCACGCGGGAGGGCATCCTCCGGGGCGTCAAGCGCGATGGCCAGTTCCGAGGGTTCCCGGATCGGCTGGAGGATGGGACGCCTCGGCTGATTGCCAGCCTCCTGGCCCGCCACGTTGAGCTGGACGGGCACTACGGCTCGGCGGTGATGGGCATGCCCCTGGGCTTCCCTCCCATTCCCGATGAGGAGATCGATCTCATCTCCACGTGGATCGAGCAAGGCGCGCCCGAATAG